Genomic DNA from Sphingomonas hankookensis:
ATGTCCGCGACGAAATCCGCCGCACCCGTCAGGCCGAGGGCGATCGCGCCACCGGCAAGGCCGCATCCTAACCGTGTTATTACCCCCGACACGGGGGAGATGAGGAAGATCCGATGGCAACCGAAGTTCTGGTCCCCACGCTGGGCGAATCGATCACCGAAGCGACGCTGGGCGAATGGTTGAAGAAGCCCGGTGAGGCGGTCGCCGCCGACGAACCGATCGCCAGCCTCGAAACCGACAAGGTGTCGGTCGAGGTTCCGGCGCCCGTGGCCGGTGTCATGGGCGCGCACGCCGTACAGCCGGGCGACACCGTGTCGGTCGGCGCGATGATCGCGACGATCGAATCGGGTGACGGTGCCGCTGCCGCGCCGGCTCCCAAGGCGGACGCCGCGCCGGCACCTGTCGCCACCCCTGCCCCGGCAGCCGCACAGCAGGTCCCGGCCGCCGGCGACGCCAATGTCGACGCCGCCGCGCTGTCGCCGTCGGTGCGTCGTGCGATCCTCGAACACGGCGTCGATCCGGCGAAGGTCAAGGGCACCGGCCGCGACGGTCGCATCACCAAGGAAGACGTCGTTGCCGCCGCCGGTGACAAGTCGGCCGCAGCAGCGCCCGCCGCTGCCGCCCCGGCCGCGGCTGCGCCGGCCGCCGCTGCACCGACCCGTGGCGAAGAACGCGTGAAGATGACGCGCCTGCGCCAGACGATCGCCCGCCGCCTGAAGGAAGCGCAGGACACCGCCGCGCTGCTCACCACTTTCAACGACGTCGACATGACGGCGGTGATCGAGGCGCGCGCCAAGTACAAGGACCTATTCGAAAAGAAGCACGGCGTCCGCCTGGGCTTCATGGGCTTCTTCGTGAAGGCCGCGACGATGGCGCTGAAGGATATTCCGGCGGTCAACGCGCAGATCCAGGGCGACGAGATCGTCTATCACGACTATGCCGACATCTCGGTCGCCGTCAGCGCGCCGCAGGGGCTGGTCGTGCCGGTCATCCGCGACGCCGACAAGCTGTCGGTCGCGGGTGTCGAGAAGACGATCGCCGATTTCGGCAAGCGCGCCAAGGACGGCACGCTGAAGATGGACGAGATGAAGGGCGGTACCTTCACCATCTCGAACGGCGGCGTGTTCGGGTCGCTGATGTCGACTCCGATCATCAACCCGCCGCAGTCGGCGGTGCTGGGCCTGCACCGCATCGAGGAACGCCCGGTCGTCCGTAACGGACAGGTCGTGGTGCGTCCGATGATGTACCTCGCGCTCAGCTATGACCATCGCCTGATCGACGGTCGCGAGGCGGTGACCTTCCTCGTCGCGCTCAAGAACGCGATCGAAGACCCGACGCGCCTGCTGATCGACCTCTAAGGAACGGCGAGCACCGATGGGCATGGTGATCTATCTGCGTCGGGCTGGTCAGTCCGACCTCGACCGATTGATTGCCGACCCATCGGTGTTCGAGGAGTTCGTGTTCGAAGAAGCCGTGGAGAATCTCGACCTCGTCGACTTCGACAAGGCGTGGCACGCGGTCCACTACCTCCTCACCGGATCGGCCGACGATGTCGGTCATCCGCTAGGCATCATTATCGCCGCGCTGCCCGAATTGGGCGCAGACGAGAATGGCGAGGGCGGGATCGGCCTGATCTCCCCGCCCATGATGCGGGCGTTCGCCGACGCGCTCGATCGACTGGACGACGCGACGCTCGAACGCCGTTACGATCCTCCGGCCATGCTGCGCGCCGATGTATATCTTGCGGACGTTTTTGTAGACGAGGGTGCCGAGGCGCTCGAATATGTGATGCAGGGGGTGCCGGCGCTGCGCCGCTTCGCTGCGAATTGCCGGGCGACCGGCGACGGTGCGATCCGCGTGATCGCCTGAAACGATTTGGACGGGATGCAAACCAATGGCTGAATACGACTTCGACGTCCTCGTAATCGGTGCCGGCCCGGGCGGCTATGTCGCCGCGATCCGCGCGGCGCAGCTGGGCCTCAAGACCGCTTGTGCCGAGGGGCGCGAGACGCTGGGCGGGACCTGCCTGAACGTCGGGTGCATCCCGTCCAAGGCGCTGTTGCACGCGTCGGAACTGTACGAGGAAGCGACCGGCGGTCACCTTGCCAAGTTCGGCGTCGAGATTCAGGGCGCGTCGCTCAACCTCGACCAGATGCATGCCGAAAAGAAGAAGGCAGTCGGCGAGCTGACCGGTGGCATCGAATATCTGTTCAAGAAGAACAAGGTCGAATGGCTGAAGGGCTATGCGTCGTTCGAGAACGACCACAGCGTAAAGGTCGGCGATCGTACCGTCACCGCGCGCGACATCGTGATTGCGACCGGTTCGTCGGTGACGCCGCTGCCCGGCGTGCAGGTCGACAATGACGCGGCGGTGATCGTCGATTCGACCGGTGCGCTTGCGCTGCCCAAGGTGCCCGAGCATCTGGTCGTGATCGGCGGCGGTGTTATCGGCCTCGAACTCGGTAGCGTGTGGCGCCGCTTGGGTGCCAAGGTTACGGTTGTCGAATATGCCGACCAGATCCTGCCCGGCTTCGACGGCGAGGTCCGCAAGGAATCGGCCAAGCTGTTCAAGAAGCAGGGCATGGACCTCAAGACCGCGACCAAGGTCACCGCGGCATCGGTCGATGGCGGCACCGCCACCCTGACGCTCGAACCGGCGGCCGGTGGCGAGGCCACGACCCTGACCGCGGACGCGGTACTGGTGTCGATCGGCCGTCGCGCGAACACAGAGGGTCTCGCGCTCGACAAGGCCGGCCTGTCGGTCAACCAGCGCGGCCAGGTCGATATCGACGAGGAATTCCGCACCAAGGTCGACGGCATCTGGGCGATCGGCGACGTGGTCCACGGCCCGATGCTGGCGCACAAGGCGGAAGACGAAGGCGTCGCCGTCGCCGAGTTCATCGCCGGCCAGACCGGCATCGTGAACCACGACGTCATTCCGTCGGTCGTCTACACCATGCCCGAAATCGCTGGCGTCGGCCTCACCGAAGAAGCCGCCAAGGAAAGGGGCGAGGTGAAGGTCGGCAAGTTCCCCTTCGTCGCCAACAGCCGCGCCAAGACCAACCGCGACACCGACGGCTTCGTGAAGGTCATCGCCGACGCCAAGACCGACCGCGTCGTCGGCGTGTGGATCGTCTCATCGCTGGCCGGCACGATGATCGCACAGGCGGCGCAGGCGATGGAATTCGGCGCGACCAGCGAGGACATCGCCTATACCTGCCATGCCCACCCGACCCATGCCGAGGCGCTCAAGGAAGCGGCAATGGCGGTGCAGGGCAAGCCGATCCACATCTGATCGGGCGACAACGGCTGCAACAGGGGCGGGGCATGGCGACATGCTCCGCCCTTCTTGCGTCCGGACGGTGCCGTTCCGCGTGGTTAGGAAGTTGTAAAATCTTGTCGCCTAGGCTCGCTCCACAGGATTCGATGGGGTGGCAGGCGTGAACGCATTCGGACGGCGCAGCGGAATGGGCGGATCGGGCGGCAGGCCATCGTTCGGCGTCGCCCGCCCGATGCAGGGATCGGGATCCGCGCGGCCCGCCGATCTCGACCTCGCCCCGCAATTCCCGCCGCTGGGGCAGGTGCCGCTGCCCGGCGGCGACCTGGAACCCATGCCCGGCGAACAGGCGAGCGCGATGCCGCAGGGCGTCGGCGACGCGATGCAGCGCCTCGCCGATCGGCAGGCGCTGTCGGGTGAGGCCGGCAACAGCCGGGTCGAAGGGTTCGAAACCTCGATCCACCGCATCAAGGAACAGGTGCTCCCCCGCCTGCTCGAACGCGTCGACCCCGAAGCCGCCGCGACCCTGACCAAGGACGAGCTCGCCGAGGAATTCCGCCCGATCGTGGGCGAGGTGCTGGCCGAGCTGAAACTGACGCTCAACCGGCGCGAACAGTTCGCGCTGGAAAAGGTGCTGGTCGACGAGCTGCTGGGCCTCGGACCGCTCGAGGAATTGCTGGCCGATCCGGCGATCAGCGACATCATGGTCAACGGTCCCGAACAGACCTTCGTCGAACGCAAGGGCAAGCTGGAGCTGGCCAATATCGCGTTTCGCGACGAGGAGCATCTGTTCCAGATCGCACAGCGCATCTGCAACTCGGTCGGCCGCCGCGTCGACCAGACCACGCCGCTGGCCGACGCCCGGTTGAAGGACGGCAGCCGCGTCAACGTGATCGTGCCGCCCTTGAGCCTCAAGGGCACCGCGATCTCGATCCGTAAATTCTCGGCCAAGCCGATCACCATCGACATGATGGCCGGCTTCGGGTCGATGAGCACCAAGATGGCGACCGCGCTGAAGGTCGCCGGGGCCAGCCGCTTCAACATCGTGATTTCGGGTGGCACCGGCTCGGGCAAGACCACGATGCTCAACGCCCTGTCGAAGATGATCGACCCGGGCGAGCGCGTGCTAACCATCGAGGACGCCGCCGAACTGCGCCTGCAACAGCCGCACTGGCTGCCGCTCGAAACGCGCCCGCCGAACCTGGAAGGGCAAGGCGAGATCACCATCCGCGACCTGGTGAAGAACGCGCTGCGTATGCGCCCGGACCGGATCATCCTGGGCGAAATTCGTGGGTCGGAGTGTTTCGACCTGCTGGCGGCGATGAACACCGGCCACGACGGATCGATGGCGACGCTCCACTCCAACTCCCCGCGCGAATGCCTCGCGCGTATGGAGAACATGGTGATGATGTCGGACATCAAGGTGCCCAAGGAAGCGATCAGCCGCCAGATCGCCGATTCGGTCGACCTGATCGTGCAGGTGAAGCGCCTGCGCGACGGTTCGCGCCGCGTGACCAACATTACCGAGGTGATCGGGATGGAAGGCCCGGTGATCGTCACCCAGGAACTGTTCAAGTTCGAATATCTGGACGAGAGCGCCGACGGCAAGATCATCGGCGAATACCGTTCGATGGGAATGCGCCCCTATACGCTCGACAAGGCCAAACAGTACGGTTTCGACCAGGCGCTGCTGGAGGCATGCCTGTAGCGCCGGGGATTTAGCCGGCCTACAGTCGCGCGGTGATGCTCCGCCTGTCCTTTGCGCTGCTGCTGTGCGCGCCCGTCGCCGCCCATGCGCAGGGGCAGCTTGCCGCCGATGCGGAGGCGCGCTGGGTGCCGTTCACGCTGACCGCCGCCAACCATCTGCGCTTTGCAATGACCATCGATGGCGTCGCGGCGCAGGCGCTGCTCGATACCGGGCTGAACCATAGCGCGGTCAGCCGGGAGTTCGCGCGACGGGCGAAGTTGACCGTCGATACGCAGGATGCTGCCGCCGGCGTCGCGCTGGGCGGGGCGATCCGGGTCGACTGGGCCGCGACGAAAACGGTCGCGTTCGGTGCGTTCAGCCGCAGCGGCGGTCGCGTCGCGGTGATCGACCTGCCGAAACTGCTCGCCAGCGCATCGGGCGATGCCGAGGTGCTGGTCGGCACCGACCTGATCGCGCGCCATGCGATCGACATCGATTTCGCCAATCGCCGCTTCCGCCTGTTGCCGAGCGGCCGGATGCCCTTTGCCGGCACCAGGGTTCCGATGAGCCTGCAGGCGGGCAGCGGACTGTACCTGACCGAAGCGACGCTGGGGAAACATCGCGTCCGCCCGCTGCTGGTCGATACCGGCGATGGCGGATCGCTGAGCGTCGCGCGCAGCCAGTGGCGAGCGGCAGGACTAAAGGGTGCGCGGGTGACCTCGACCATCGCCTTCGGCGCAGGGGGCGTGGTCGATGCAGGGATGACCGTGACCGACAAGGTCGCGTTGGGCGGGGTGCCGACCGGCCCGATCGAACTCCGGATCGAGGGCGATGGCGGCTTCACCAAACAGGTCCGCGTCGCCGGACGCGTCGGGACCGGGCTGCTGCTGCGCTACCGCGTACTGCTCGATCCTGTCGCCGGGCAGATGGTCGTCACCCCCAACCCGTTCGCCCCGCCCCCGCCGCTCAAATCGACCAGCGGGCTGCTGCTTGGCTATGACCGTGCCCGGCTGCGCGTGCTGCATGTCATGTCGGGCGGACCGGCGGCGAAGGCCGGGTGGAAGGCGGACGAACTGATCTGCGCGGTTGAGGGCAAGCCGGTGTCGCTGACCCCCGATGGCGGGGTCGATGTGCGCTGGGGCACCGATACGCCCGGACGGGTCGTGAAGCTGGCGCTGTGCGACGGCGCGGAACGCTCGCTGACGCTGGCGAATTTTTACTAGAGCGATTTCCGACCAGATTGGATCACTGGCACGGAGGTGATTTAGGATCGGGACAAGGCGCGAGGAGGCCGCGATGCATCGGCATCGTCACCGACGAGCAACGCAGCCCCGGACCGACATCACCCCGCCGCGTGAGCGGTTGTCCGCAGGGCGATGACGGTGGTTCAATCTGATCGGAAACCGCGTTAAAGCCTGATCCACCCGCTTCGATTCGAGCGTCATCCCGGCGAAGGCTGGGATCTCCCGGTTGTAGCACGCAGCAGGAACTGGGGAGGCCCCGCCTTCGCTGCGGCGACGTCCGGAACCGGCGGACTTTCCCCTACTTCAACGCCATCGCCACGCCGAACACCATCACCAGCACGGCGATCAGCTGCACCAGCGTCCACGGCATCCAGCCGACCCGGTCGGGATCGCGGCGCAGGGTACGGCGACGTTCCGCCAGCACCGACACTGCAAAGAGCATCGCCGCCGCGCCCGCAATCGTCCATAACCACCGATGTGCGTCGTCCACCCGTTCCTCCCGTTCAGGAGTCTCCCATGCGTCGAACCGCCCTGTTCCTGCCAGTCCTAAGTGCCGCGCTGGTCGCCCTCACCCCCGCCCCGGCCCAGGCACCGCGCCGCCCGCTCGCCGCGGCGGTCGGGTCGCCGCTGCGCAGCCCGGCCAATGTGGCGCGTGACCGCTATCGCCATCCGGTCGAGACACTCACCTTCTTCGGCGTGAAGCCAACCGACACGGTGGTCGAAATCTGGCCCGGCAATGGCTGGTACAGCGAAATTCTGGCGCCGATGCTGCGCGAAAAGGGGCGTTATGTCGCCGCCGGTCCGCTGCCGCGTACATCGGACATGCTGACGAAGCTGCAGGCACGCGACGCGACCGCGTTCGGCAAGGCGCAGGCCGTCGCCTTCCCGGCGGAGGCCGGACAGGCGGGCGTGCCCGACGGCGTCGCCGACAAGGTCCTGACCTTCCGCAACGTGCATAACTGGCGCTTCGGCGGCGCCGACCGGGCGCAGGCGGCGTTCGATGCGATGTTCCGCATGCTGAAGCCGGGCGGCGTGCTGGGCGTGGTCGAACACCGCCTGCCCGAGGCGCGCGACGCGGCCGCCGAGGAGAAATCGGGCTATATGAAGGAAAGCTCGGTCATCGCCTTCGCGACCAAGGCGGGGTTCAAGCTGGCTGCGCGGTCGAACGTCAACGCCAATCCCAAGGATACCGCCGACTGGCCGCAAGGCGTATGGACGCTGCCGCCGACCTATCGCCTGAAG
This window encodes:
- the odhB gene encoding 2-oxoglutarate dehydrogenase complex dihydrolipoyllysine-residue succinyltransferase — encoded protein: MATEVLVPTLGESITEATLGEWLKKPGEAVAADEPIASLETDKVSVEVPAPVAGVMGAHAVQPGDTVSVGAMIATIESGDGAAAAPAPKADAAPAPVATPAPAAAQQVPAAGDANVDAAALSPSVRRAILEHGVDPAKVKGTGRDGRITKEDVVAAAGDKSAAAAPAAAAPAAAAPAAAAPTRGEERVKMTRLRQTIARRLKEAQDTAALLTTFNDVDMTAVIEARAKYKDLFEKKHGVRLGFMGFFVKAATMALKDIPAVNAQIQGDEIVYHDYADISVAVSAPQGLVVPVIRDADKLSVAGVEKTIADFGKRAKDGTLKMDEMKGGTFTISNGGVFGSLMSTPIINPPQSAVLGLHRIEERPVVRNGQVVVRPMMYLALSYDHRLIDGREAVTFLVALKNAIEDPTRLLIDL
- a CDS encoding YfbM family protein: MGMVIYLRRAGQSDLDRLIADPSVFEEFVFEEAVENLDLVDFDKAWHAVHYLLTGSADDVGHPLGIIIAALPELGADENGEGGIGLISPPMMRAFADALDRLDDATLERRYDPPAMLRADVYLADVFVDEGAEALEYVMQGVPALRRFAANCRATGDGAIRVIA
- the lpdA gene encoding dihydrolipoyl dehydrogenase yields the protein MAEYDFDVLVIGAGPGGYVAAIRAAQLGLKTACAEGRETLGGTCLNVGCIPSKALLHASELYEEATGGHLAKFGVEIQGASLNLDQMHAEKKKAVGELTGGIEYLFKKNKVEWLKGYASFENDHSVKVGDRTVTARDIVIATGSSVTPLPGVQVDNDAAVIVDSTGALALPKVPEHLVVIGGGVIGLELGSVWRRLGAKVTVVEYADQILPGFDGEVRKESAKLFKKQGMDLKTATKVTAASVDGGTATLTLEPAAGGEATTLTADAVLVSIGRRANTEGLALDKAGLSVNQRGQVDIDEEFRTKVDGIWAIGDVVHGPMLAHKAEDEGVAVAEFIAGQTGIVNHDVIPSVVYTMPEIAGVGLTEEAAKERGEVKVGKFPFVANSRAKTNRDTDGFVKVIADAKTDRVVGVWIVSSLAGTMIAQAAQAMEFGATSEDIAYTCHAHPTHAEALKEAAMAVQGKPIHI
- a CDS encoding CpaF family protein, which gives rise to MGGSGGRPSFGVARPMQGSGSARPADLDLAPQFPPLGQVPLPGGDLEPMPGEQASAMPQGVGDAMQRLADRQALSGEAGNSRVEGFETSIHRIKEQVLPRLLERVDPEAAATLTKDELAEEFRPIVGEVLAELKLTLNRREQFALEKVLVDELLGLGPLEELLADPAISDIMVNGPEQTFVERKGKLELANIAFRDEEHLFQIAQRICNSVGRRVDQTTPLADARLKDGSRVNVIVPPLSLKGTAISIRKFSAKPITIDMMAGFGSMSTKMATALKVAGASRFNIVISGGTGSGKTTMLNALSKMIDPGERVLTIEDAAELRLQQPHWLPLETRPPNLEGQGEITIRDLVKNALRMRPDRIILGEIRGSECFDLLAAMNTGHDGSMATLHSNSPRECLARMENMVMMSDIKVPKEAISRQIADSVDLIVQVKRLRDGSRRVTNITEVIGMEGPVIVTQELFKFEYLDESADGKIIGEYRSMGMRPYTLDKAKQYGFDQALLEACL
- a CDS encoding aspartyl protease family protein, producing MLRLSFALLLCAPVAAHAQGQLAADAEARWVPFTLTAANHLRFAMTIDGVAAQALLDTGLNHSAVSREFARRAKLTVDTQDAAAGVALGGAIRVDWAATKTVAFGAFSRSGGRVAVIDLPKLLASASGDAEVLVGTDLIARHAIDIDFANRRFRLLPSGRMPFAGTRVPMSLQAGSGLYLTEATLGKHRVRPLLVDTGDGGSLSVARSQWRAAGLKGARVTSTIAFGAGGVVDAGMTVTDKVALGGVPTGPIELRIEGDGGFTKQVRVAGRVGTGLLLRYRVLLDPVAGQMVVTPNPFAPPPPLKSTSGLLLGYDRARLRVLHVMSGGPAAKAGWKADELICAVEGKPVSLTPDGGVDVRWGTDTPGRVVKLALCDGAERSLTLANFY
- a CDS encoding class I SAM-dependent methyltransferase → MRRTALFLPVLSAALVALTPAPAQAPRRPLAAAVGSPLRSPANVARDRYRHPVETLTFFGVKPTDTVVEIWPGNGWYSEILAPMLREKGRYVAAGPLPRTSDMLTKLQARDATAFGKAQAVAFPAEAGQAGVPDGVADKVLTFRNVHNWRFGGADRAQAAFDAMFRMLKPGGVLGVVEHRLPEARDAAAEEKSGYMKESSVIAFATKAGFKLAARSNVNANPKDTADWPQGVWTLPPTYRLKDVDRAKYAAIGESDRMTLRFLKPK